Genomic segment of Scomber scombrus chromosome 18, fScoSco1.1, whole genome shotgun sequence:
GATTGAGGCACAGCGCAGCAAATTTCATTGTACTTTTGTGCAATGACAAagtctattttattctattctatgctATGAACTTTGGAAATAGGTGAAGTGGTGACAGAACCCACCCTTCCTTTCCTCAAATGAACTctgaataataaattaataaaaatgtaaaaagttaaaCAGACAACAAGCAGAAGAgtcagatttgtttgttttttattgaagcAGCTGAGACAGACTCCAGGTTGAGGATCGGCTCAGTCTGATGTCTCTGCGtctagttgctgctgctgctaatcaCGTTTCCAGACGAGTCCACTTCCTGCACGATGGTGACCACCCGCGTGGTTTTGGTGGTGGTTGTCGTGGACATtttgctaaaaagaaaaaaaagttttagtgATTCAAGTCAGTTTTTTTATGTTCCAAGTTTAAATGAGTCAGTATGAGTTGTGGAATATACTTAAACTGATAACACACTACATGGACTTTAAGAATATTTAAATAGAAGAtgattaacaaatataaaacggaggcataaatattattatatatatgaacCTGCTTTATGTATAAGAACCTTGATACTTTTTGAGGATATATAACCATGAGTATATAAGGAAATATGTGAGTATATGGAtctgacaaataagggttggcaattcaaaaatatctttaaaaaatagttttaaaagcagcatcaggtttgtttaaaGGTACAATttatttaaccaaaagtaagactgctccctttttggtttgtcactgtttctaatAGAGATAAaggacatatgattatttacGTTTTTTCTACATGtgtatttagtttattttggtcattaaactcaaactAAGTCTAATCTATATTTCCATGTTACAGCCTGTCTGattagacttttaaaaaatgttttataacattttatatattttttatatatatttcaaatctGCAGATCCTGATAtgatcctcctgttgtcctcaagtcaaggaaggaaggaaggaaggaaggaaggaagaagtaaggaagggaggaaaggaaatgagggagggaggaagaaaggaaggaagggaggaagaaagaaggaaggaaaggagggaggaaagaaggaaggagggagggagggaggaaggaagggaggaaggaatgaaggatggaggaaagaaggaaggaaggaaggaaggagggagggaggaaagcaggaaggagggaaggagggagaaaggaaaagaggaagggaggaaggaaggaaagaaggacagagaaaaagaaggaaaggtaggtaggaagacagggggatggaggaaggaaagaaggaagggaggaaagagagaggaaggaaagaaagagagaaggaggaaggaaggaaggaaggaaggaaggaaggaaggaaggaaggaaggaaggaaggaaggaaggaaggaaggaaggaaggaaggaaggaaggaaggaagggaggaagggaggaaagaaggaacagtcaaaacagacggggtcaatttgacccgggaggacgacacaaaggttaagaggAAATAATAATGAAGAGAATTTGTGTCACCATGAAGCTAAACTTAAAGAATCAGTCTGGtcttatattaataataatgtgtttccTAAATCTACCTCTCGCTCTCTCCGTCCAGCAGCCTCCGGTACTCAGCGATCTCCATCTCCAGTCGGGTCTTGATGTCCAGCAGCTCTGCGAACAGGACCTTCTGGTTCCCCAGGTCAGACCTGAGGTTGGCCAGCTGTTCCTCCAGAGCCAGCACCTGCCTCTGGTAGCCGGCCATCATGGCGGAGTAGCGGCTCTTGGTCTCCGACAGAGTCGCCTCCGAAGCTCCTTTCTGTTggtggagatggagggagggggggggggggtttgttcAGCAGGTCAGTCGAAATATTTCAGATATgtgagattttaaaatgaagcagtTACACATGCTCTGATTCAACATGTCAATGAGCTCaaattaagactttttaaagctgcatgGAAGAATTATGTagaagtttaatttaaaacactcaaaaattgaatgatgatgaatgaatcaaatttaacctttacatacggTTCAGGATctaattttatctttttttttacatttgagagaagaaaaaacacattaaaatctAAACTTTGATGACTTATCTTCAcgatatacaaaaaaaaaatggaaatattttacaactttctaaaaatgttttagttcaGCTGAtacataaaatgacaaaatgatgtACAGAGACTAATTAAGAGGGGAAACTGACAAAAAGCCTGAataataaacagtatgtaagggttcaaACAAACTTTTACTGCAAAGCTTTCAGTTAATCTGTGTTTCAAAGTTGTTTTTActtactttccttttttaactttcatctccattttttttaacctcttctGTTGATTTTAACTTGCTGTacttgttcttgttttattgcttcaaatgtaaaaaaaaaaacaacaactctgagCTGCATCTCATGTATGAGCGGTgctgaatgggtgaatgtttgcatgtgtaaagtGTCATAAATGGTCAATAAGactaaaaaaacagtaaatatatgCAGTCACTTAACTTGGTGATAAAAAGGATGAAATGCAgccaaaaaaatatgtttttaaagtctctgtgtgtcagaaagtttaaataataaataatataaatgtgtgtttggtgttttcTTACCTTGCTGATCTGAGCCTGCAGTTTGATCTCCAGAGTCTGGACAGTTCGTCGGATCTCTCCGATCTCAGATTTGGTCGTCTGCAGAGTCGTGGTGCTCATCGCCACCTCCTTGTTCAGCTCGGCCGACTGTGGAGTCACAagtattgattattattattactgttattggTTAAATATCAGAGTATCAGCCAGAAGAGAAACGCTGAGTTGTGACTTCAGTCAGTAGAGCAGTGCAGTTCCCGCCTGCACTTCCTCTgacagccactagatggtggtaaaaaaaactctgaattgaactgaattaaacagaaaatcagctgcaaacacaaagtcagaacatgttttatattctcATTTAGAGCTGCATTAAATCAGTCAATTAGTCACTCAGAAATGTTTCCataacaaaatgatgatgatgaaatgtgaTGATGAAAGACATTTGAATTAACCTGGCTTTAGATTAAGaattttttatagatttttattctattttttttgtgatgttttaaattTCTGTTCTACTTTggtttatttgattttgtttttatcgTCATTTTATACGTTTTGTCTTCTTATAACTTGCTAATTTCTTGTACTTTGTTTCTTtgcaatgataaaaaaaactgcacaaaatGAAATTTTGACATTACAAGATTTATAAAACTCACCTTGGCCTGGAACCAGGTCTCCAGGTCTTTGCGGTTCTTGTTGGCGACGGTCTCATAGTGTTCTCTGATTCCCGCCATGACGGTGGACAGATCCTCCTGAGGAGCGGCGTCCACCTCCACGTTCACCTGGCCGCTCATCTGAGCTCGCAGAGCCAGCAGGTCCTACAAGACGACACCAGTTAAACTTCtgtttttgtacaaaaaaatagttttatttttcaggctGTCATCAGTCTTACCTCCTCATGGTTCCTCTTCAGCTGGATGAGCTCTTCTCTCAGACCCTCCACCTGCATCTCCAGGTCAGTTCTGGACAGCATGAGGTCGTTCAGGACTGTCTTCAGCCCGCCGATGTCGGCCTCCACCGCCTGCCGCATGGCCAGCTCGTTGTCGTACCTGAAAACACACCAGAATGTTCCGACTTTAGTCTGTTTGCTGCAGTTCTGATCGTTCCACATGAAGATGAAGAACAGATTTTCACTCACTTGACTCTGAAGTCATCGGTGGCGAGCTTGGCGTTGTCGATGGCCAAGATGAGGGAGGCGTTTCCACGAGAAGCAAAGTTGATCTGAGCGGATTAAAGAAGGGAAAACTGTGTCAGTAATGGcagttttaattaaaactttCATTTGCTGGATCTCGTTTATCTTCATAAATTTGTGAAACAGTCAGACTCTGttgtcacaaaaaacaaacaaaaatagaaatgtgaaGTCCAATTtgttatatttgtaaaattaaCTAAAATTATCATCAGAATATGGAGAAATAATAATGGATGTCTATATATTATGTTGCAGAGATCTACTGAAGCCCCGCCTGTCCTGTGTTGTAATACCACTTTGTACCTCGAGAGGCGACAGTGAGTCACTGTGGCTTCCAGTCCAAAATGAGAGGAATGTCACTAAACCTTACACACTGTTGCTTTAAAAGTTTAAACTTCACTttgaaactttattttttttaaatgtaaagttgcaaaaacataaatgcaaaaatgcaaaaaaaaacaaacaacaaaaacaaaactaaaacacataaaaataaataaaaccaaactgtAAAAAAACCTGTTATAAAccttaaaaactaatttttaaacttaaaaactaaattacatttttttttttagcttgttttaagttgtttaaaagcatttattaatatatatagaaaaaacaaagatatcAGACAGTCTGACAGCTGAACGACGGCTGCATTGTTTCAGGTTGCATCAGACTGATATAACGCCTCCAGGTGACAGACAGGTTTTTGTTTCCCTGCTTGTTTTGAAACATGCAAAGAAATCTTCACAGTAAATATTGATACTGAATCTTCACAGCAGAGAAAAGAGCTAAATAATGAATCATCTTTAAACATGTTCACCTGTTTGTGCTTTTAATAAGaacagattcatttttaaagttttaaatgttgaaCATCTTCGCATGCAGTTCAGATTATCTCaactagtttttaagattttttattttaaatattgtttccTCGACAGGAgactctctctcagtctctgcaGCAGAATAATTTGAAAACAGGATGAACTTGTTTTTTAAGGAGAAACTCAAACATGAGGAACCAGCCTGTGCCTTAGCGTTTAACACATTAAAGACattataacatattatattCATGATGTGCTGACAGTATGAACTCTTTTGTCTAAAAAGCATCACAGTCAAACCCCCAATATGTGGGTCTACTGGTGTAACCAGaatgttttcataaaaatctgattatattcAGGaatataaatgtgaactaaaatgtggaataaatataatccactttttcGATGCAacactgtggtttgtttgttttttagcaagttttacattattttttaaaaaattatttaaaaaaaatatagtttttagGATActtcctgctcaatattgactacatgttttaaaatgtgaatgtaaaaatactccaaaaatgtcttttcattagatgttttaaaatgaaataacttaaatacactgtaggtgataaaatatgtaatatttatcattcttttgtggttacaccatttgacattttcaggagcattcagtcttacttttggtaaaaaaaaatggtgcaaatgtcatttcaaatgatataaaatcaggcggggagttctggtcctctgaaatgaggccaacgcggaagtaactaaaaactgcattctatcaaaaggccaccagggggcgaccgttttggtgtcaaaaggacttccgtctctatacaagtcaatggacttcaccaacttctcacttgatttctaacctcagtaaacgttttcaaaatgtgtttatggtctcaatcgctagtttaaagccttcttcaatgcagtatgatgttcatttgggacattttggcctccctgattttatatgtgacgataaagcagggtatgcattagggcgtggctacgtggtgattgacaggttgattggttcacaggttcaggagggcgcctcatgctcctcctgatgcccatataagtagaatccatgtttttatttttccctgcatgcacctgaaattttcaagatggcgcagctcagatccgatactattggcctccgagcagcagtccacaaaccaatgggtgacatcacggatgttacatcc
This window contains:
- the LOC133999031 gene encoding keratin, type I cytoskeletal 13-like, translating into MGPTTSSSSSSSSRRVSGMGGGSVYGGAGGSGVRVSRASSSYSSAGSYNFDLGNAVNNVDISVSEKATMQNLNDRLATYLDTVRTLESANTDLELKIRQFLEMRTKPELHDCTAFNIRIKELQGQINFASRGNASLILAIDNAKLATDDFRVKYDNELAMRQAVEADIGGLKTVLNDLMLSRTDLEMQVEGLREELIQLKRNHEEDLLALRAQMSGQVNVEVDAAPQEDLSTVMAGIREHYETVANKNRKDLETWFQAKSAELNKEVAMSTTTLQTTKSEIGEIRRTVQTLEIKLQAQISKKGASEATLSETKSRYSAMMAGYQRQVLALEEQLANLRSDLGNQKVLFAELLDIKTRLEMEIAEYRRLLDGESESKMSTTTTTKTTRVVTIVQEVDSSGNVISSSSN